The proteins below come from a single Dasypus novemcinctus isolate mDasNov1 chromosome 22, mDasNov1.1.hap2, whole genome shotgun sequence genomic window:
- the LOC101431640 gene encoding olfactory receptor 2G3-like, giving the protein MEKINLTSWGDFILLGFSDQPELEVVLLVVVLIPYILMLVGNSAIILVCCLDSKLHTPMYFFLTNLSFLDISLTTSIVPQLLWNLKGPAKTITYAGCVIQLYVTLLLGTTYCVLLTVMAFDRYVAVCRPLNYTAIMHPSICKALAGIAWLSGVGNTLIQSTITLRLPRCGHHHLDHFFCEVPAMVKLACVDIHANEVQLFMATLVMLLLPMALISISYGLIVQAVVKINSAEGWRKVLGTCSSHLIVVSLFFGPSSAIYIQPKRSYGHSQGKFITLFYTVVTPTLNPLIYTLRNKDVKGALKRLLSRMRNS; this is encoded by the coding sequence ATGGAGAAAATCAATTTGACATCCTGGGGAGATTTTATTTTGCTTGGATTCTCAGACCAGCCGGAACTGGAGGTAGTCCTGTTGGTGGTAGTCTTGATACCCTATATCCTGATGCTTGTTGGCAACTCAGCCATCATCCTGGTCTGCTGTCTGGACTCCAAACTCCACACGCCTATGTATTTCTTCCTCACAAATCTCTCCTTTCTTGACATAAGCTTAACTACCAGCATTGTCCCCCAGCTATTGTGGAATCTGAAGGGGCCAGCCAAGACCATCACATATGCTGGCTGTGTCATTCAGCTCTATGTGACACTATTGCTGGGCACCACTTACTGTGTTCTCCTTACAGTCATGGCATTTGACCGCTATGTGGCGGTGTGCAGACCTCTCAACTACACTGCCATCATGCACCCTTCGATTTGCAAGGCCTTAGCAGGAATAGCATGGCTCAGTGGGGTGGGAAACACTCTTATCCAGAGTACCATCACCCTTCGGCTTCCCCgatgtgggcatcaccatctcgaCCACTTCTTCTGTGAGGTGCCCGCAATGGTCAAGCTGGCATGTGTTGACATCCACGCCAATGAAGTCCAGCTCTTTATGGCCACCCTAGTTATGCTTCTTCTTCCTATGGCCTTGATATCCATCTCTTATGGACTTATTGTTCAAGCAGTGGTAAAAATTAATTCAGCCGAAGGTTGGCGCAAGGTCCTAGGCACCTGCAGTTCCCATCTAATCGTGGTGTCCCTCTTCTTTGGGCCCAGCTCAGCCATCTACATTCAACCCAAGCGATCCTATGGCCACAGCCAGGGCAAATTCATCACCCTCTTCTACACAGTTGTGACTCCCACCCTCAACCCCCTCATATATACTCTGAGGAACAAGGATGTCAAAGGAGCCCTGAAGAGGTTGCTGAGCAGAATGCGAAATTCCTAA